Part of the Woronichinia naegeliana WA131 genome, CAATCAGGCTTTTCCGCCGCACAAGAAACCATGCTGAGTTCTAACTTCGTCAGCTTAACTACAGCAAATGTCAAGAGATTCGTTACAATAGCGAATATGATTGTTCAACCCTATTTTTTGTAACAGACTTTTTGATCCTCAGCCAGAACGGCGATCGCTCAAACACTCGCTAAAACACAATGACCATTGATAACATCCGACTACGCAACGAGTTCATTAATACCCAGGTAATCACCCGCAACACAGGTAAGAAATTAGGGGTGGTAAAAGAGATTTTGGTGGATATTGACCAGCGTGAGCTTGTTGCCCTGGGATTGCGGGATAATATTTTGGCCCTGTCTGGTATGCCCCAATACCTCTACCTCAACAGTATTTGTCAAACAGGGGATGTCGTACTGGTAGAGGATGAAAACGTCTTTGAGATTGTCGATATTGATGCCTATACTTCCCTCATTAACAGCGAAGTGATCACGGAAACAGGCGAACCTCTAGGACGAGTTCGGGATTTTCAATTTAACTTAGAAAATGGCAAAGTTTCCTCAATTATTATTGCCTCTCTTGGTTATCCCCAAATCCCAGAGCAACTGATCAGCACCTACGAATTATCAATGGAAGAAGTGATCAGTAGCGGACCCAATCGCCTCATCGTTTTTGAGGGTGCTGAAGAACGTCTAACCCAACTAAGTGTAGGATTGCTAGAGCGATTAGGTATTGGTCGTCCGGCTTGGGAAAAAGAAGAAGAGGATATGTATTATCCCCCGACTGCTCGTCCCGAAAATCAATTAGGCACTGGTACTCCTATTCGTACTCCTGTCCAGGTTCGCCAACCCGTTATGGAAGAGCGTTGGCATGAAGATGACTGGGAAGAAACTCGTCCCGCCCCGCCCCTACGTCGTCAGGCAGAAACCATTCGCTATGAAGAGGATGATTACGAGGAGGATAATTGGGGAGAAAGTAAACGGGAAATGGCTGTCCGTCAACCTCTCTATGAACCGGAAGATGACTATGATGGCGATCTGTGGGATGAGTCCATGGAACCTGAACCCTACAATCCGCCCAGAGTTAATATTCCTGAAAAACGGCGGGAAAAAATGCCTGAATATTACGAAGAATAGTAAACTGTTCACCATCTAAAACGCATAGAGGCAAGGGGCTTAAGCCCCTTGTAACAAGACTTTCAGCAAAATCGTTATGCAATTTAAATTCGTAACAGCTTATTCTGATTGTCTTTAAGGGGAGAAAGAAGCTTCCTGGCTTTGGTGTTTAAACTGCATTAAATACAAACGTTGATAGTAACCGGCTTTCTCCATCAGTTGTTCGTGGGTTCCTAATTCAACAATTTTTCCTTGATCTAAAACCGCAATTTGGTCGGCGCGATGAACGGTAGAAAGTCGATGGGCAATGACTAAACTGGTTTTAGATTGGGATAGCTCGTTAATGGCTTCCTGCACTAATTGTTCTGAAACCGTATCTAGCGCACTGGTGGCTTCATCTAAAATCAGAATTTCGGGATCTCTTAATAAGGCTCTTGCGATCGCCATGCGTTGTTTTTGCCCCCCCGATAAAAGTACCCCCCGATCGCCGAGTTCTGTTTCAAAACCCTTGGGTAAATTAAGAATAAATTCATAGGCGTTAGCCCGTTTAGCAGCCTCGATAACTTCTGCTTCGGTTATATTTTCCAAACCGTAGGCAATGTTATAAAAAACCGTATTATTAAAGAGAAAAGTATCTTGACTGACGACTCCCATTTTTTGCCGTAGGGAACGGATATCATAATTTCTTAAATCCAGCCCATCAATCAGAATCTTCCCCTGGGTGGGATCATAAAATCGGGGTAATAAATCGGCGATCGTGGACTTTCCCGCCCCAGAAGCTCCGACTAAAGCTACCATTTTGCCCTTGGGAATGTTTAAGGTAATGCCTTTCAGAACCATGTCTTGATGATCTGGATAGGTAAAATAAATATTGTCAAAACAAATAGATTCTTGCAATCCTGGAAAAGAAATCTCACCGTTGACTAAAAAGGGCTTATTATCTCGCTGCAAAAAATCGGTTGCCATTTTGATTCCGTAGGATAAATTTGCTAATTGGCTACGGATTGTGTTTAATTGATTAATCAAGGGCAATAAGCGAAATAAAACCACTAAATAGGTTAATAGAATGGGTGCAAAATATCTTACTTGTACTAAAAAAAGATAGCGTCCGATAACGACCATTAATAAAACGGTAACAATTCCGGAGATTTCATTAAAAGGCCCCATCAAGGCAAAAATAGATTGAAATTGAAATTCAGCTTTTTCTCGTTCTCTAATCAATTGGGCAATTTTTTGATACTCCTGGGCTTCATTGCTAACAGTTTTAATCAGACGAATGCCGGTTAAAATTTCAAATAATTTATTAGAATAATCTCTAGATTTCAGAGAAAGTGTCTTCCCAAAATGGCGGGAAGAACGAATAAAAACCTGATTGATTAAAGCGACTAAACCCAATAGAAAAACAGCAGAAATGGTGAGTTGCCAGGAAAGATAAATTAATAACCAGACAAAAACACTAATGGTAATGACAGTGGTTGATAAGTTAATTAAAGATCGAATGCCTGATGCGACCCTGGCAACTTCCTCATTAATGGTATTTAAAATATGGCCTGTTTTATGTTTTGCATAAAAATCTAGATCGACCTCTAGGGCAATTCGCAATGATTCTAAGCGGATGTCACTAACGAGGTTTTGGGAGAGACGACTAGAAACTAAACTGTTGCCATAAG contains:
- a CDS encoding PRC-barrel domain-containing protein codes for the protein MTIDNIRLRNEFINTQVITRNTGKKLGVVKEILVDIDQRELVALGLRDNILALSGMPQYLYLNSICQTGDVVLVEDENVFEIVDIDAYTSLINSEVITETGEPLGRVRDFQFNLENGKVSSIIIASLGYPQIPEQLISTYELSMEEVISSGPNRLIVFEGAEERLTQLSVGLLERLGIGRPAWEKEEEDMYYPPTARPENQLGTGTPIRTPVQVRQPVMEERWHEDDWEETRPAPPLRRQAETIRYEEDDYEEDNWGESKREMAVRQPLYEPEDDYDGDLWDESMEPEPYNPPRVNIPEKRREKMPEYYEE
- a CDS encoding ABC transporter ATP-binding protein/permease, which translates into the protein MFKHSLLLKYAIKHPILILSTIILGFSGAIFNGIGTTLIVPLLLAFLGQQKELFKDTPPLIQKALNLFSGLNERERLLCLFGTILLAIILKNMATYGNSLVSSRLSQNLVSDIRLESLRIALEVDLDFYAKHKTGHILNTINEEVARVASGIRSLINLSTTVITISVFVWLLIYLSWQLTISAVFLLGLVALINQVFIRSSRHFGKTLSLKSRDYSNKLFEILTGIRLIKTVSNEAQEYQKIAQLIREREKAEFQFQSIFALMGPFNEISGIVTVLLMVVIGRYLFLVQVRYFAPILLTYLVVLFRLLPLINQLNTIRSQLANLSYGIKMATDFLQRDNKPFLVNGEISFPGLQESICFDNIYFTYPDHQDMVLKGITLNIPKGKMVALVGASGAGKSTIADLLPRFYDPTQGKILIDGLDLRNYDIRSLRQKMGVVSQDTFLFNNTVFYNIAYGLENITEAEVIEAAKRANAYEFILNLPKGFETELGDRGVLLSGGQKQRMAIARALLRDPEILILDEATSALDTVSEQLVQEAINELSQSKTSLVIAHRLSTVHRADQIAVLDQGKIVELGTHEQLMEKAGYYQRLYLMQFKHQSQEASFSP